CGGTCCGTGGGCTGGACCAGTCCCAGCCGGTCGTAATGGCGCAGCATGCGGGTACTGACACCGGAACGGCGGGCGACCTCACCGATCAACATCTCGTCGTCTCCTCTCTAGGCGTCCGGACCCGTCGCCGCCACCCGCTTGGCCAACTCCAGCGACAGCGTAAATCCGCTGTCGGGGTCCAGGCGCAGGCGCTCGGTCGCCTCGGCGTGGGCGCGCACCCGAGGATCGCGGGCCGTGGCGGCGGCCTCCAACACCGGCACCGCGGCCACGTCGAGCGACGCCAGCGCACGGCTCAGCCCGCGCTGCACGGCGTGATCGCCCCGCCCCAGCGCCTTCGCCAGATCGACCGCGAGGCCGGACTCCTCGCCGGGAGGTACGAGTACCGCGGCCGCCCGCCACGCGCTCAACGCGACATCGTCGTGCGCGTCGTGCAGCAGCGCCGACACCGCGGGCCAGGCGGTACGGTCCCCGATCTTGGACAGGGTGTGCAATGCCTGGCTGCGTGCCTGCGGGATCTCGGAACCGAGTTCGGCGAGCAGCCGCGGCACCGTGATCTCGGCCGGCAGCCGGCACAGCGCCCAGGTCAGCATGTCTCTGACGAAGAAGTCCGGCTCGACGGCACAGCGGGCGACGAGTGTTTCCGCGAGCCGGGCATCTCCCTGGGTGCCGGCCGACAGCGCCGCGCGCAGCCGAGTCGACGAGTCGGCCGCGGCCAGGGCGGCGACGAGATGAGCATCGGGCTCATTATGGTTGGTGGTAATCACGGGAACCACCTCCTTCGCCCACCATTCGAAACCTTGTCACGATGTCAGGGTCAAGTCCGTTGGCGCGCGAAGCGACGGCCGTGACTCGGCCGCTGCGCCCGGATCCGTTCCGGACCGCCGTTTCCGGTCCCGTATCAGCCCATGCGATCACGACCCGTGGCGTGCTGCCGGGCGAGCCCCACCGGACAAGTCCGGCCTGTCCCAGGAGCGTCAGCTGCCGCGAGGATGCTGCAGGTGCGCGATCTCGTTGCCCCACACCGATTGCGAGCCGGCGTCGCCGACCCGGTAGGTCTGCACGATCGATGCGATACCGACCGCGACAGCGAGGACGGCGACAGCCACCGTGACGATCACGTGCAGATCGGTGCCGCGCCGCTCCGCGATGTGCAGCGCGGTCAGCGCCACGGCGACGACGAGCAGAGCGATAGCGAAATACAGCATCGTCTCGCCGCGCTCGGCGTGCTCGCGCAGGATCGCGTCCGGATTCTCGCGCAGGTCGTACAGCCACTGCCCGGCATGAATGGTGATCGGTGTCAGCACCATGACGATCACCGCCAGAATCAGCGTCAGCCACACCAGATGGCCGCGCCGTGCGACCGGCCACACGGCGCACACGATCTCCAGGACCGCGGTCAACGGCACCAGGACCACGATGACATGCACGAACAGCACGTGGGCGGGCAAATCGTGGATGACGGTCATCAGTGCTCCTCGACAACTCGCGGAATCGCGGTGTCGGCGACCGCCCCGAGAACCGCCGGCGCCACAGTCGAACCGAGCATAGCCATCGGACGCCGATCTCGGCGGCCTTCCGAGTGCGATCGATGCCCGCCGCCGCGCCCTGGCCGACCTGGGCGCCCGAGTTTTCTGATATGCCCGAATTCGCGGGCTCCGGCTCAACGACCGAGCAGATAGTCCACGACGCCGCTCGGATTCGACAGGGCGGCCAGGTGACCTCCGGGTATCACGTCGGCGTCGACTCCGAGACGCTCACGGGCGACCCGTTGCTGCAGTGCCGGCGGGAAGAAGCGGTCGTCGGCGCCGGCCAGGACGTGGATCGGGATCCGCGGCCACGCGGTGAACGGGCACGGCTCGGCCATGATCCGATCGGACTGGGAACGTTCGTATCGTTCACTCTCGGCCACGATCTCCGGCGCGACATCGTGGAAGAAGTACGTATCCATGTCGAATTCGCGGCTGTAGCCGTGTGCTTCGGCGGCGGCCTCGCGGGCCGCGGCGGAATCGACAGCGCCCCACCACTGCCCCGCTGTCTCGCCGGGCGCCGGAATCATCGCGTTCACGAAGATCAGCGCCGAGGGAACGAACCGCGCGCAGACCGCACCGGCGGTGAAGCCGCCGAGGGACTGGGCCACCACCACGTCACCGGGTTCGGTGTGCTCGAGCACCAGGTCGCGGTAGCGCTCGATGCCGGCGCTGTCGTCGTCAGCGGGCAGGTCGACCGCCACCGCGCGGTGCCCCGCGGCGCTCAGACCGGCCACCACCCGGCTCCAGTACCACGCGGCGCCGCCGGCGCCGGGGATCAGCACGAACTTTCGCGTATTCACGGCCATATCGAAGTAGACGACATCCGGTCGTCGAACTCATCGCCGACACCGGGTCGTGCCGGTGCGCGGAGCCGCACCCGCGCGCCATGCCGAATATCATTCACATGCCTTGTTGCGCACGGCAATTCGACCGCGTTGGCAACCGATGGCGCCGCCACCGCGATGACGTGGCTCGTTTCCGCGATGGGAAGACAGCGCGCGTGCGGCTTGGCAAGATGCGAAGGCATGAATACCGACGCGTTCTGGTCTCTGATCGAAACGAGCCTGGAGCATTCGCCCGATTACGAGGAACGAACCCGATACCTGCGTGACAGTCTCGCGACGCTGCCTGTCGAGCAGATCGCCCATTTCGACATTCTGCTGTCGAACGCCTGCAACGAATTGGACAGCGCCGAACTCGTCGAGCTCGCGCAGCAGATCCACGGCGGCCTCCTGCACGACGATGTCTTCAACGATTTCAAGATGTGGATCATCGGCTCGGGGCGAGGCGCCTTCACTCGGGTGGTGGGCAATCCCGCCGCGGTGTCGGCTCTGCCCGGCGTCGACACGCAGGGCGTCGACGACGACGAGGACCTGTCCTGGGAAGAGCTGAGTTACGTGGGAAATTACGCATTCCTGCGCAAGCACGGGATCGATCACGAGGCGGACGACGAGCGGCAGGGCGCGCTGGACGAGGAGTACGAGGAACTGGTGAAGCGGGTTCAGGCCGAACTCGCCCGCTGACGGGCGGGGTCGAGGGCCGCGAAACTCAGCCGAGGCTGTCGACCGGCGGGATGGTGCCCAGGGTGGCGTGCAGGGCCGTGCGAGCGGCGGCGATCGCGGGATGCTCGCGAGTGCCCGAGCGATAGGCGATGCGGGTGCGGCGGCGGATCGACAGACCGGTCAGTTCGACCGCGGTGGTGCCGATTTCGGACTCGGGCGGGATGGCGAGTTCCGGGATGAAGGCGACGCCCTGCCCGGCATCGACCAGTGCGAGGACGGTGCCGAAGTCGTCCGAGTTGTGGCGGATGCGGGGAATGAAACCGGCTGCCTCGCAAGCCCGCACGGTCATCGTGTGGCACAGCGTTCCGGGAGTGCCGGCGATCCAGGCCGAATCCCGATGCGCGATCAGGGGTTCGGCCGCGCGGGCCGCCAGATATACCGGCTCCTCCAGGAACGGTTCGGTGTCCAGGCCGGGTTCGCTCGGCAGTGGCACGTAGTCGTATTCCTGGATCAGCGCGATATCGAGGGTTCCGGCGCGCAGCGCGGCGGGCACCTCCGCCGGATCCAGTTCCGTGACATGCAGTTCCAACAGCGGATGCGCGCGACTCAGGGTGACCAGCGCGGCGGGCAGGATGCGCTGGACGGCGGTGGGGAAGGCGCCGATGTAGAGGGCGCCGGTGAGACGTGTGGTGGCCGTGGCCAATTCGGCCTCGGCCTGCTCGAGAATCGACAGGACGGCCTCGGTGTGCTCGACGAGACGCCGTGCCGCGGTGGTGAGTTCGACGCGGCGGCCGGTGCGTTCGAGCAGGGGGACACCGGCCTCGCGTTCGAGCGCGCTCAGCTGCTGCGATACCGCCGACGGGGTGTAGGACATCGCCTCGGCGACGGCCGCGATCGTGCCCCGATGAGCCAGCTCTCGCAGGAGTCGTAAACGCCGCACATCGAGCATCACATCAGCTTATGCTCGAGTGAAGATATATGTAATAGACCTGAAGAATCGCTTCGGCCAGGCTGAGGGGTATGAATTTCAGCGGCCTCTTCGTTCCACTGATCACACCGTTCACCGAGGACGGCCGGCCCGCCTACGACGTGTTGGCGAAGCTTGCGAACGAGGTCCTCGATGCGGGTGCGACCGGCATCGTGGCGCTCGGCACCACGGCCGAGCCCGCGACTCTCACCGTGGCCGAGCGCCGGGAGGTCGTCACCGTGTGTACGCAGGTGTGCCTGGAGCGCGGGGCTCCGCTGATCGTCGGCACGGGAACCAACGCGACCGCGGATTCCGAACGGGAGCTGGTCGCCTTGGATCCACGGATCGCGGGAGCGCTGACGGTGGTCCCGTACTACACCAGGCCCTCGGAAGCGGGGGTGATCGAGCATTTCCGGCGGCTGGCCGCGGCCAGCCCGGTTCCGCTGATCATCTACAACGTCCCGCAGCGCACCGGGCGGCCGCTGGCGGCGCGGACGCTGTGCCAGCTCGCGGACATTCCGAACGTGGCGGGATTCAAACATGCGGTGGGCGCTGTCGACGAGGCCACCATCGGCCTGCTCGCCGCGGTCGCGGACCGGACGGCGGTGCTGTGCGGTGATGATCTCTATGCCGCGCCGCAACTGGCGCTGGGCGCGCGGGGAGCCATTCTCACCTGCGCGAATGTGGCGCCGAATGCTTATGCGGAACTGGTCGCGGCATGGCGCGAGGGCCGCATCGATGTGGCGCGGCGATACGGGAACGCCCTGGTCGATGTGGCGCGGGCGTTGTTCGCGGAACCCAATCCGGTAGTGGTCAAAGGCGTACTGGCCGCGCGGGGACGAATTCCGAGCGCGGCGGTACGCCTGCCGTTGCTACCTGCCGGCGACGAATCCACGGCGGCGGCGCTGGCCGCACTCGACGTGATGTACGACGCCGTCCGGACCGCTCACCGGTGAGTCAGCGGTCGGTGCCGGGATCGCCGTCCCGGTGCTGGCGGGAGATCCGCCACAGGAATTCGGGGTCGTCGTCGGGGCCGATGGCCCGGCGACTCTTATCGGGGGCTCGTCCGGTGCCGATCCTGGGCATATGCTCCGGTCCGAATGCTTTCCAGCACAACACCGCGACAGCCACGACCGCGATGAGTGCCAACAGGTACGCCACGTCGCTCACCTCCTGACATCGAGGGTAATCCCGTGTGCGTACCTGCGGCACGGTGACCGCGAGAATGGGCCGGTATCACGCGGGACACCCGTACCCGATCGGGCCGGCAAGCGCTTCGCGATCGCCGCTCACCGGCCCTGCGTACTCAGGGGCGCGTGGCCTCGGTGGTCAGCGATTTCAGCAGTTGCATCACCTCGGACTCACGGAAACGGCGATGTCCGCCAGGGGTGCGCAGCGAGCCCAGTCGCCCGGCATGTGCCCAGCGGGTGACTGTTTTCGGATCGACGTGGAACAGCGCCGCCACCTGGCCCGGGGTCAGGAGGGCCTCCTGGCCGTTGACGGAACCCAACGTGCGGCTCGCCGCGGTGATCGCAGTCATTCGCAAACCTTTCCGTAATCGACAGATCCCTCATCAGATAGCGACATAGTTACACCCGGACCCCCAGGTACTCGAACGATCTAACGTTGGTAAAGGGGAAGTAATAGACAAAACGGATATACGTTCGACTGGAAGTAATTGGGTGAGCGAACCGGGAGCGACCGGCCCGGGAGGAGACAGGGCAGGTCGGAACCGGTATCCGGACGTCGCCTACCCTGGTCGATGTGAGTGATGCATCCCGACCCGACGCCGCTGCCGGCGACCGGGCCCCGGCCTCGGCGGGGCGCCGGCTCGCGACCAATCTGGCGCTGTACACCCTGGCGCGATTGGCGCTGGTCGCGGTCATCGCCGCGATCATCCTGCTGGTGGCCAACCTGGTGGATGTGGATATTCCGCTGATCGTGTCGCTGCTGTTCGCGCTGATCGTCGCGATGCCGCTGTCGCTGGTCTTGTTCAAGAAGCTGCGCGTGCGGGTGAACGAGGACATCGCCGCCGTCGACGAGAAGCGCCGCAACGACAAGGCGAATCTGCGCGCCAGGATGCGTGGGGACCAGGAGGGCAGGTGAGCGACAATCGCGCAGCGGCTCATCGGCCCGACCGGGTGCGGGTGTCCCGCAGGACGCAGGAGGGCAGGTGAGCGACAATCGCGCAGCGGCTCATCGGCCCGACCGGGTGCGGGTGTCCCGCAGGACGCAGGAGGGCAAGTGAGCGACAATCGCGCAGCGGCTCATCGGCCCGACCGGCGTGGGACGCTGTGAAGTCCTGCGATCGCAGTACTTCGCGGGAGTGGGTCGACAACGCGGTGCGGCTGATCGAGGCCGATGCCCAGCGCAGCGCCGATACCCATCTGCTGCGCTATCCGCTGCCGCCCGAGTGGGGTGTGCGGCTGTATCTCAAGGATGAGTCCACTCATCCGACCGGCAGTCTGAAGCATCGACTGGCACGGTCTCTGTTTCTCTACGCGATCTGCAACGGCTGGGTCGGCGAGGGGACGACGATCGTCGAGGCGTCGTCGGGGTCGACGGCGATCAGTGAGGCGTATTTCGCGAAGCTGCTCGGCCTGGATTTCGTGTCGGTGGTTCCGGCCAAGACCTCGCCGGAGAAGATCGCGCTGATCGAGGCGCAGGGCGGTCGCTGTCACTTCGTTGAGCGCGCGCCCGATATCTATGCCGAGGCGACGCGCCTGGCGGCCGAATGCGACGGCCATTATATGGACCAGTTCACCTACGCCGAGCGGGCCACCGACTGGCGGGGTAACAACAACATCGCCGAATCCATCTATCAGCAGATGGTGCTGGAATCGCATCCGGTGCCGGCGTGGATCGTCGTCGGCGCGGGGACCGGCGGTACCAGCGCCACCATCGGCCGCTATATCCGTTACCGCCGCCACGAGACCCGGCTGGCCGTGGTCGATCCGGAGAATTCGGCGTTCTACGGCGGGTACGAGGTCGGCGATGCGGGCTATCAGACCGGAATGCCCTCGCGGATCGAGGGGATCGGCCGGCCGCGGGTCGAGCCGTCGTTCATCGGTCAGGTGGTCGATCGCATGATCGAGGTGCCCGATGCCGGGTCGATCGCGGCCTGCCGTCATGCCAGTGCGGTGCTCGGGCGGCGCGTGGGCGGTTCCACCGGAACCAATCTCTGGGGTGCCTTCGCGGTCATCGCGGAGATGATCGCCGCCGGCCGGGAGGGCAGTGTGGTGACACTGCTGTGTGACGGCGGAGATCGTTACGCCGGAACGTATTTCAATGACGAATGGGTCGCGGGGCAAGGATTGGATCTGACCGATCCGGCCGCCGTTCTGGCGGAGTTCACCGCGACCGGTATCTGGCGGGGCTGAGTCCCACCGTCCTCATCGTTCGCTCGGGGAGAACATCCTGATATGTCAATTTTTGTTGACGTGCGCCGAGTGTCAACGTAAATTGACATACATGAGTGAGGCGACAACGTTGGCGGCCGCCGCCGGCAGTCCGGACCCGCAGGTCGGGCTGCGCGCGGTGCTGGCACTGCGGCGGCTGGCCGAGCGATTGGAAGCGATTCAGGTGGCCAATGCCCGCAAGCATGGCTGGTCCTGGCAGGCAATCGCCGATGCGCTCGAGGTCAGCCGGCAGGCGGTCCACCAGAAGTACAACCGGAGAGGCGGAATTCGCTGATGTTCGAACGATTTGCCAAGGCGCCGCGGTACGCGATCGTGGTCGCTCAGGAGGAGGCCCGCGAATTGCGCTCTCCCAGCATCGATGTCGAGCATGTGCTGCTCGGCCTCCTGTGCAGTCCGGACACCGGGCTGCGAGAGCTGCTGAACGACAACGGCGTAACCGTCGAGGGGGTCCGGGAAAAGCTCACCCGGCAGAGTCCGAGTGAACCGCTCGGCGCCGACGATGCCGCCGCGCTGAAGTCGATCGGTATCGATCTGGAGGCGGTGCGCGACAGTGTGCAGGCCACCTTCGGGGAGGACGTGTTCGACGAACCCGATCCGGTGGTGGACAAGGGGCGCGGCCGGTTCCGGCTGGGCGGGAGTATGACCTTCGGGCATATCCCGTTCACCCGCGATGCCAAGAAGGTGCTGGAACTCTCACTGCGCGAGGCGGTTTCCCGCGGCGACGACCGCATCGAAGCCGGGCACGTCCTGCTCGG
The genomic region above belongs to Nocardia spumae and contains:
- a CDS encoding HEAT repeat domain-containing protein, coding for MVPVITTNHNEPDAHLVAALAAADSSTRLRAALSAGTQGDARLAETLVARCAVEPDFFVRDMLTWALCRLPAEITVPRLLAELGSEIPQARSQALHTLSKIGDRTAWPAVSALLHDAHDDVALSAWRAAAVLVPPGEESGLAVDLAKALGRGDHAVQRGLSRALASLDVAAVPVLEAAATARDPRVRAHAEATERLRLDPDSGFTLSLELAKRVAATGPDA
- a CDS encoding DUF2231 domain-containing protein — protein: MTVIHDLPAHVLFVHVIVVLVPLTAVLEIVCAVWPVARRGHLVWLTLILAVIVMVLTPITIHAGQWLYDLRENPDAILREHAERGETMLYFAIALLVVAVALTALHIAERRGTDLHVIVTVAVAVLAVAVGIASIVQTYRVGDAGSQSVWGNEIAHLQHPRGS
- a CDS encoding alpha/beta fold hydrolase; translation: MNTRKFVLIPGAGGAAWYWSRVVAGLSAAGHRAVAVDLPADDDSAGIERYRDLVLEHTEPGDVVVAQSLGGFTAGAVCARFVPSALIFVNAMIPAPGETAGQWWGAVDSAAAREAAAEAHGYSREFDMDTYFFHDVAPEIVAESERYERSQSDRIMAEPCPFTAWPRIPIHVLAGADDRFFPPALQQRVARERLGVDADVIPGGHLAALSNPSGVVDYLLGR
- a CDS encoding DUF4240 domain-containing protein; the protein is MNTDAFWSLIETSLEHSPDYEERTRYLRDSLATLPVEQIAHFDILLSNACNELDSAELVELAQQIHGGLLHDDVFNDFKMWIIGSGRGAFTRVVGNPAAVSALPGVDTQGVDDDEDLSWEELSYVGNYAFLRKHGIDHEADDERQGALDEEYEELVKRVQAELAR
- a CDS encoding LysR family transcriptional regulator — its product is MLDVRRLRLLRELAHRGTIAAVAEAMSYTPSAVSQQLSALEREAGVPLLERTGRRVELTTAARRLVEHTEAVLSILEQAEAELATATTRLTGALYIGAFPTAVQRILPAALVTLSRAHPLLELHVTELDPAEVPAALRAGTLDIALIQEYDYVPLPSEPGLDTEPFLEEPVYLAARAAEPLIAHRDSAWIAGTPGTLCHTMTVRACEAAGFIPRIRHNSDDFGTVLALVDAGQGVAFIPELAIPPESEIGTTAVELTGLSIRRRTRIAYRSGTREHPAIAAARTALHATLGTIPPVDSLG
- the dapA gene encoding 4-hydroxy-tetrahydrodipicolinate synthase, coding for MNFSGLFVPLITPFTEDGRPAYDVLAKLANEVLDAGATGIVALGTTAEPATLTVAERREVVTVCTQVCLERGAPLIVGTGTNATADSERELVALDPRIAGALTVVPYYTRPSEAGVIEHFRRLAAASPVPLIIYNVPQRTGRPLAARTLCQLADIPNVAGFKHAVGAVDEATIGLLAAVADRTAVLCGDDLYAAPQLALGARGAILTCANVAPNAYAELVAAWREGRIDVARRYGNALVDVARALFAEPNPVVVKGVLAARGRIPSAAVRLPLLPAGDESTAAALAALDVMYDAVRTAHR
- a CDS encoding BldC family transcriptional regulator; protein product: MTAITAASRTLGSVNGQEALLTPGQVAALFHVDPKTVTRWAHAGRLGSLRTPGGHRRFRESEVMQLLKSLTTEATRP
- a CDS encoding DUF4229 domain-containing protein, whose amino-acid sequence is MSDASRPDAAAGDRAPASAGRRLATNLALYTLARLALVAVIAAIILLVANLVDVDIPLIVSLLFALIVAMPLSLVLFKKLRVRVNEDIAAVDEKRRNDKANLRARMRGDQEGR
- a CDS encoding PLP-dependent cysteine synthase family protein, with product MKSCDRSTSREWVDNAVRLIEADAQRSADTHLLRYPLPPEWGVRLYLKDESTHPTGSLKHRLARSLFLYAICNGWVGEGTTIVEASSGSTAISEAYFAKLLGLDFVSVVPAKTSPEKIALIEAQGGRCHFVERAPDIYAEATRLAAECDGHYMDQFTYAERATDWRGNNNIAESIYQQMVLESHPVPAWIVVGAGTGGTSATIGRYIRYRRHETRLAVVDPENSAFYGGYEVGDAGYQTGMPSRIEGIGRPRVEPSFIGQVVDRMIEVPDAGSIAACRHASAVLGRRVGGSTGTNLWGAFAVIAEMIAAGREGSVVTLLCDGGDRYAGTYFNDEWVAGQGLDLTDPAAVLAEFTATGIWRG
- a CDS encoding helix-turn-helix domain-containing protein, producing MSEATTLAAAAGSPDPQVGLRAVLALRRLAERLEAIQVANARKHGWSWQAIADALEVSRQAVHQKYNRRGGIR
- a CDS encoding Clp protease N-terminal domain-containing protein — translated: MFERFAKAPRYAIVVAQEEARELRSPSIDVEHVLLGLLCSPDTGLRELLNDNGVTVEGVREKLTRQSPSEPLGADDAAALKSIGIDLEAVRDSVQATFGEDVFDEPDPVVDKGRGRFRLGGSMTFGHIPFTRDAKKVLELSLREAVSRGDDRIEAGHVLLGILRSPNATTSDLLGGAEGADRLRTSVRDLLDRAA